The Erythrolamprus reginae isolate rEryReg1 chromosome 3, rEryReg1.hap1, whole genome shotgun sequence genome contains a region encoding:
- the CBFA2T2 gene encoding protein CBFA2T2 isoform X1 produces MVGIPGASQFAGEKRVSVMPGSPVEVKIQSRSSPSNMPPLPPVNPSGPRPVSFTPAALSNGMNHSPPTLNGAPSPPQRFSNGPASSSSSSLTNQQLPATCGARQLSKLKRFLTTLQQFGNDISPEIGEKVRTLVLALVNSTVTIEEFHCKLQEATNFPLRPFVIPFLKANLPLLQRELLHCARAAKQTPSQYLAQHEHILLNTNTASPADSSELLMEVNGNGKRHSPDRREENNFERESIPSEPPAKRVCTISPAPRHSPSLMLPIINAAGQFHPTPPPLQHYTLEDIATSHLYRDASKMLEHRDLRERHSIGLNGGYQDELVDHRLTEREWADEWKHLDHALNCIMEMVEKTRRSMAVLRRCQEADREELNYWKRRCSEPTEPRKGGSDSALRQHSPASSDTVNSESQRESSSRPGTAGYVTEEIWKKAEEAVNEVKRQAMSEVQKAVAEAEQKAFEMIASERARMEQTIADAKRQATEDAFLVINEQEESTESCWNCGRKASETCSGCNIARYCGSFCQHKDWERHHRICGQGLHSQVKPVSLSASRPSAATLNAVDGVASPALEKTSTATSRSSTPASVTAVDTNAL; encoded by the exons TTGCTGGTGAGAAGAGAGTGTCAGTAATGCCAGGATCCCCTGTGGAAGTCAAGATACAGTCAAGATCTTCTCCATCCAATATGCCACCGTTACCACCCGTCAACCCCAGCGGCCCCCGGCCTGTTTCGTTTACCCCGGCAGCAT TATCTAACGGGATGAACCATTCTCCCCCGACTTTGAATGGAGCTCCTTCACCTCCCCAGAGGTTTAGCAATGGTCCTGCGTCATCTTCCTCATCTTCACTGACGAATCAACAGCTTCCAGCTACCTGTGGGGCTCGTCAGCTGAGCAAACTGAAACGCTTTCTTACCACTCTTCAACAGTTTGGCAATGATATTTCACCAGAAATTGGAGAAAAGGTCCGGACTCTTGTTTTGGCATTAGTG aATTCAACAGTGACAATAGAGGAATTTCATTGCAAGCTTCAGGAGGCTACAAACTTTCCTTTGCGTCCATTTGTAATTCCATTCCTAAAG GCCAACCTTCCTCTCCTCCAGAGGGAATTGTTGCACTGTGCTCGAGCAGCCAAGCAAACCCCTTCTCAATACTTGGCCCAACATGAGCATATTCTGCTGAATACAAACACGGCATCCCCAGCTGACTCTTCGGAATTACTAATGGAAGTAAATGGAAATGGAAAGAGGCATAGTCCAGACAG aagggaagagaataaCTTTGAGAGAGAGTCGATCCCTTCAGAGCCTCCTGCCAAAAGGGTTTGCACCATTAGCCCAGCACCTCGGCATAGTCCGTCCCTCATGTTGCCCATCATAAACGCAGCTGGGCAATTTCATCCTACACCTCCTCCACTCCAGCATTATACCCTAGAAGACATTGCAACATCCCATTTATATAGAGATGCAAGCAAGATGCTGGAACATAGGGATTTGCGGGAAAGACATAGTATAG GATTAAATGGAGGCTACCAGGATGAACTGGTGGATCATCGCCTAACAGAGAGGGAATGGGCTGATGAATGGAAGCATCTGGATCAT GCATTGAATTGTATTATGGAAATGGTAGAAAAGACCAGGCGTTCCATGGCTGTCCTCCGCCGTTGTCAAGAAGCTGACAGGGAAGAGCTCAATTACTGGAAACGAAGATGCAGTGAGCCCACCGAGCCGCGGAAAGGAGGGAGTGATTCAGCCTTGCGTCAGCATAGTCCTGCGAGCTCAGACACTGTCAACAGCG AATCTCAACGGGAAAGCAGTAGCAGGCCAGGAACAGCAGGTTATGTCACAGAAGAGATATGGAAAAAGGCTG aAGAAGCTGTGAATGAAGTCAAACGCCAGGCTATGTCTGAAGTCCAAAAAGCAGTAGCAGAGGCTGAGCAGAAAGCATTTGAAATGATAGCATCAGAAAGGGCTAGAATGGAGCAGACCATTGCTGATGCCAAACGCCAAGCTACTGAAGACGCTTTCCTAGTGATTAATGAGCAAGAAGAGTCTACAGAG AGCTGCTGGAATTGTGGCCGCAAAGCCAGCGAGACGTGCAGTGGATGCAACATCGCTCGTTATTGCGGCTCCTTCTGCCAGCACAAAGATTGGGAGAGACACCACCGAATCTGTGGGCAAGGCCTGCACAGCCAAGTTAAGCCAGTGTCCTTATCAGCCAGTCGGCCTTCAGCCGCCACCCTCAATGCAGTCGATGGAGTTGCAAGTCCAGCTCTGGAAAAAACATCCACAGCCACTTCCCGGTCCTCCACTCCAGCCTCCGTAACAGCAGTAGATACAAACGCACTCTAA
- the CBFA2T2 gene encoding protein CBFA2T2 isoform X2: MVGIPGASQFAGEKRVSVMPGSPVEVKIQSRSSPSNMPPLPPVNPSGPRPVSFTPAALSNGMNHSPPTLNGAPSPPQRFSNGPASSSSSSLTNQQLPATCGARQLSKLKRFLTTLQQFGNDISPEIGEKVRTLVLALVNSTVTIEEFHCKLQEATNFPLRPFVIPFLKANLPLLQRELLHCARAAKQTPSQYLAQHEHILLNTNTASPADSSELLMEVNGNGKRHSPDRREENNFERESIPSEPPAKRVCTISPAPRHSPSLMLPIINAAGQFHPTPPPLQHYTLEDIATSHLYRDASKMLEHRDLRERHSIGLNGGYQDELVDHRLTEREWADEWKHLDHALNCIMEMVEKTRRSMAVLRRCQEADREELNYWKRRCSEPTEPRKGGSDSALRQHSPASSDTVNSESQRESSSRPGTAGYVTEEIWKKAEAVNEVKRQAMSEVQKAVAEAEQKAFEMIASERARMEQTIADAKRQATEDAFLVINEQEESTESCWNCGRKASETCSGCNIARYCGSFCQHKDWERHHRICGQGLHSQVKPVSLSASRPSAATLNAVDGVASPALEKTSTATSRSSTPASVTAVDTNAL; this comes from the exons TTGCTGGTGAGAAGAGAGTGTCAGTAATGCCAGGATCCCCTGTGGAAGTCAAGATACAGTCAAGATCTTCTCCATCCAATATGCCACCGTTACCACCCGTCAACCCCAGCGGCCCCCGGCCTGTTTCGTTTACCCCGGCAGCAT TATCTAACGGGATGAACCATTCTCCCCCGACTTTGAATGGAGCTCCTTCACCTCCCCAGAGGTTTAGCAATGGTCCTGCGTCATCTTCCTCATCTTCACTGACGAATCAACAGCTTCCAGCTACCTGTGGGGCTCGTCAGCTGAGCAAACTGAAACGCTTTCTTACCACTCTTCAACAGTTTGGCAATGATATTTCACCAGAAATTGGAGAAAAGGTCCGGACTCTTGTTTTGGCATTAGTG aATTCAACAGTGACAATAGAGGAATTTCATTGCAAGCTTCAGGAGGCTACAAACTTTCCTTTGCGTCCATTTGTAATTCCATTCCTAAAG GCCAACCTTCCTCTCCTCCAGAGGGAATTGTTGCACTGTGCTCGAGCAGCCAAGCAAACCCCTTCTCAATACTTGGCCCAACATGAGCATATTCTGCTGAATACAAACACGGCATCCCCAGCTGACTCTTCGGAATTACTAATGGAAGTAAATGGAAATGGAAAGAGGCATAGTCCAGACAG aagggaagagaataaCTTTGAGAGAGAGTCGATCCCTTCAGAGCCTCCTGCCAAAAGGGTTTGCACCATTAGCCCAGCACCTCGGCATAGTCCGTCCCTCATGTTGCCCATCATAAACGCAGCTGGGCAATTTCATCCTACACCTCCTCCACTCCAGCATTATACCCTAGAAGACATTGCAACATCCCATTTATATAGAGATGCAAGCAAGATGCTGGAACATAGGGATTTGCGGGAAAGACATAGTATAG GATTAAATGGAGGCTACCAGGATGAACTGGTGGATCATCGCCTAACAGAGAGGGAATGGGCTGATGAATGGAAGCATCTGGATCAT GCATTGAATTGTATTATGGAAATGGTAGAAAAGACCAGGCGTTCCATGGCTGTCCTCCGCCGTTGTCAAGAAGCTGACAGGGAAGAGCTCAATTACTGGAAACGAAGATGCAGTGAGCCCACCGAGCCGCGGAAAGGAGGGAGTGATTCAGCCTTGCGTCAGCATAGTCCTGCGAGCTCAGACACTGTCAACAGCG AATCTCAACGGGAAAGCAGTAGCAGGCCAGGAACAGCAGGTTATGTCACAGAAGAGATATGGAAAAAGGCTG AAGCTGTGAATGAAGTCAAACGCCAGGCTATGTCTGAAGTCCAAAAAGCAGTAGCAGAGGCTGAGCAGAAAGCATTTGAAATGATAGCATCAGAAAGGGCTAGAATGGAGCAGACCATTGCTGATGCCAAACGCCAAGCTACTGAAGACGCTTTCCTAGTGATTAATGAGCAAGAAGAGTCTACAGAG AGCTGCTGGAATTGTGGCCGCAAAGCCAGCGAGACGTGCAGTGGATGCAACATCGCTCGTTATTGCGGCTCCTTCTGCCAGCACAAAGATTGGGAGAGACACCACCGAATCTGTGGGCAAGGCCTGCACAGCCAAGTTAAGCCAGTGTCCTTATCAGCCAGTCGGCCTTCAGCCGCCACCCTCAATGCAGTCGATGGAGTTGCAAGTCCAGCTCTGGAAAAAACATCCACAGCCACTTCCCGGTCCTCCACTCCAGCCTCCGTAACAGCAGTAGATACAAACGCACTCTAA
- the CBFA2T2 gene encoding protein CBFA2T2 isoform X3, whose protein sequence is MPGSPVEVKIQSRSSPSNMPPLPPVNPSGPRPVSFTPAALSNGMNHSPPTLNGAPSPPQRFSNGPASSSSSSLTNQQLPATCGARQLSKLKRFLTTLQQFGNDISPEIGEKVRTLVLALVNSTVTIEEFHCKLQEATNFPLRPFVIPFLKANLPLLQRELLHCARAAKQTPSQYLAQHEHILLNTNTASPADSSELLMEVNGNGKRHSPDRREENNFERESIPSEPPAKRVCTISPAPRHSPSLMLPIINAAGQFHPTPPPLQHYTLEDIATSHLYRDASKMLEHRDLRERHSIGLNGGYQDELVDHRLTEREWADEWKHLDHALNCIMEMVEKTRRSMAVLRRCQEADREELNYWKRRCSEPTEPRKGGSDSALRQHSPASSDTVNSESQRESSSRPGTAGYVTEEIWKKAEEAVNEVKRQAMSEVQKAVAEAEQKAFEMIASERARMEQTIADAKRQATEDAFLVINEQEESTESCWNCGRKASETCSGCNIARYCGSFCQHKDWERHHRICGQGLHSQVKPVSLSASRPSAATLNAVDGVASPALEKTSTATSRSSTPASVTAVDTNAL, encoded by the exons ATGCCAGGATCCCCTGTGGAAGTCAAGATACAGTCAAGATCTTCTCCATCCAATATGCCACCGTTACCACCCGTCAACCCCAGCGGCCCCCGGCCTGTTTCGTTTACCCCGGCAGCAT TATCTAACGGGATGAACCATTCTCCCCCGACTTTGAATGGAGCTCCTTCACCTCCCCAGAGGTTTAGCAATGGTCCTGCGTCATCTTCCTCATCTTCACTGACGAATCAACAGCTTCCAGCTACCTGTGGGGCTCGTCAGCTGAGCAAACTGAAACGCTTTCTTACCACTCTTCAACAGTTTGGCAATGATATTTCACCAGAAATTGGAGAAAAGGTCCGGACTCTTGTTTTGGCATTAGTG aATTCAACAGTGACAATAGAGGAATTTCATTGCAAGCTTCAGGAGGCTACAAACTTTCCTTTGCGTCCATTTGTAATTCCATTCCTAAAG GCCAACCTTCCTCTCCTCCAGAGGGAATTGTTGCACTGTGCTCGAGCAGCCAAGCAAACCCCTTCTCAATACTTGGCCCAACATGAGCATATTCTGCTGAATACAAACACGGCATCCCCAGCTGACTCTTCGGAATTACTAATGGAAGTAAATGGAAATGGAAAGAGGCATAGTCCAGACAG aagggaagagaataaCTTTGAGAGAGAGTCGATCCCTTCAGAGCCTCCTGCCAAAAGGGTTTGCACCATTAGCCCAGCACCTCGGCATAGTCCGTCCCTCATGTTGCCCATCATAAACGCAGCTGGGCAATTTCATCCTACACCTCCTCCACTCCAGCATTATACCCTAGAAGACATTGCAACATCCCATTTATATAGAGATGCAAGCAAGATGCTGGAACATAGGGATTTGCGGGAAAGACATAGTATAG GATTAAATGGAGGCTACCAGGATGAACTGGTGGATCATCGCCTAACAGAGAGGGAATGGGCTGATGAATGGAAGCATCTGGATCAT GCATTGAATTGTATTATGGAAATGGTAGAAAAGACCAGGCGTTCCATGGCTGTCCTCCGCCGTTGTCAAGAAGCTGACAGGGAAGAGCTCAATTACTGGAAACGAAGATGCAGTGAGCCCACCGAGCCGCGGAAAGGAGGGAGTGATTCAGCCTTGCGTCAGCATAGTCCTGCGAGCTCAGACACTGTCAACAGCG AATCTCAACGGGAAAGCAGTAGCAGGCCAGGAACAGCAGGTTATGTCACAGAAGAGATATGGAAAAAGGCTG aAGAAGCTGTGAATGAAGTCAAACGCCAGGCTATGTCTGAAGTCCAAAAAGCAGTAGCAGAGGCTGAGCAGAAAGCATTTGAAATGATAGCATCAGAAAGGGCTAGAATGGAGCAGACCATTGCTGATGCCAAACGCCAAGCTACTGAAGACGCTTTCCTAGTGATTAATGAGCAAGAAGAGTCTACAGAG AGCTGCTGGAATTGTGGCCGCAAAGCCAGCGAGACGTGCAGTGGATGCAACATCGCTCGTTATTGCGGCTCCTTCTGCCAGCACAAAGATTGGGAGAGACACCACCGAATCTGTGGGCAAGGCCTGCACAGCCAAGTTAAGCCAGTGTCCTTATCAGCCAGTCGGCCTTCAGCCGCCACCCTCAATGCAGTCGATGGAGTTGCAAGTCCAGCTCTGGAAAAAACATCCACAGCCACTTCCCGGTCCTCCACTCCAGCCTCCGTAACAGCAGTAGATACAAACGCACTCTAA